The sequence CGGCTTATACTTCAATGTCTTGCAAGATGCGTGCTCCGGCTTGTGGGGGATTCTCCCCATGACCGCTTGCACGAGGCTCGACCAGTGAGGAGCGTCAGCATATTTTGAATGCGGTCTGTGAATGAAATTTAAATTCGACTGGTTTTTGACGGGATTGGTGGTGGCTGTTTTGCTCGCGTGGTTTTATCCTGAGCCAGGAGCGAAGGGCGGATGGCTGCATGCCGATCTGCTGAACAAGTGCGGCGTGGCGCTCATCTTCTTTCTACACGGCGTAGCGCTTTCTTTCGCTGCGTTGAAGGCAGGCACATTGCGCTGGCCGCTGCATCTGGCCGTGCAAAGCACCACGTACCTGATCTTCCCTGTGATCGGTTTCGCCATCTACTTTCTGCTGCGCGGCAGTGTGGATGAAAATCTGCGGCTTGGTTTCTTTTTTCTCTGTGCGTTGCCATCCACAGTATCTTCTTCCGTGGCGATGACGGCGGCGGCGCGAGGGAATGTGCCGACGGCGGTTTTCAATGCCACACTCTCGAGCCTCATCGGCGTGGTCGTTACGCCCTTGTGGATGGGGTTGGTGATGAAGACCACGGGGCAATCGTTGCCCATCGGGAAGGTGATCTTGGACCTCATCATGTGGCTGGTGCTGCCGCTGGTGTGCGGGCAGTTGTGCCGTCCTTGGCTGGGGGCGTTTGTACACAAGCACAAAAAGGGAGTGCATGTGGCGGATCGCATGACGATATTGATCCTGGTCTATACTTCTTTCGCCGAATCTACGAAGCAAGGAGTGTGGTCCGGGCAAGGAGTGCAGACGGTGGTGATGACGGTGGTCGGCAGTGCGGTGTTGTTCTCGCTGGTCATGTTCATCACGGGGAAGATCTGTGATCGCATGAAGTTTCCGATGGATGAGCGCATCACAGTGTTGTTTTGCGGGTCGAAGAAATCGTTGGCGGCGGGTGTACCGATGGCGCAATTGATCTTTGGTGCGCATCCGGCCTTGGGACTGCTGCTGCTGCCCATCATGGTGTATCACTCGGTGCAGTTGATCATCTGTGGATGGCTGGCGGGACGGTGGGCGGAAAGGAAGGACACTTGAATAGGCAAGACAGGGAGAAGCTCGTAAGTTTATTACGCCCCGCGAAACGCATCTTGATTTTCACGGGTGCGGGTGTTTCCACGGGCAGTGGCATTCCAGATTTTCGCGGGCCGAACGGGGTGTGGAAGAAGCGGCAGCCGGTTTATTATGATGACTTCATCCGGTCGGAGAAGGCACGTATCGAGCATTGGGATTTCAAGCTGGAGGGTTGGGAAGGTTTTCGAGATGCGCAGCCGAATGAAGCGCATCGGGCGATCGTAGAATTGGAGAAAGCAGGACGGCTGGAGATGCTAGTGACGCAGAATATCGATG is a genomic window of Verrucomicrobiia bacterium containing:
- a CDS encoding bile acid:sodium symporter family protein, which gives rise to MKFKFDWFLTGLVVAVLLAWFYPEPGAKGGWLHADLLNKCGVALIFFLHGVALSFAALKAGTLRWPLHLAVQSTTYLIFPVIGFAIYFLLRGSVDENLRLGFFFLCALPSTVSSSVAMTAAARGNVPTAVFNATLSSLIGVVVTPLWMGLVMKTTGQSLPIGKVILDLIMWLVLPLVCGQLCRPWLGAFVHKHKKGVHVADRMTILILVYTSFAESTKQGVWSGQGVQTVVMTVVGSAVLFSLVMFITGKICDRMKFPMDERITVLFCGSKKSLAAGVPMAQLIFGAHPALGLLLLPIMVYHSVQLIICGWLAGRWAERKDT